AATTCAGTCTTAACCAATGTAGGCCAGATGGGAACATCAAAAGGGAGAGACATTGAGCCCACGGTCTCGGGAGGAATAGGCCGGTCGGGGAGGCATTGACTGGGGCCTTCACCACTCAGGCATGCAGATCCTGAAACCAAAAGCATAAACGCAGCCACTAGTATCACAACGATATTCCGTGTTTTCATAGTCTTCCTCAAAAGAATAAAAAATACCCGATTCAGATTGCAGCATATGACGCATCGATCCTATCATCCGCTTCTTTTGACTGTCAAGAAATGAGTAATGAAGGCGGGACCGCCAAAGAGAATCGGCGGCCCCCAACGGTGTGACATGACTACTTGTCGTAGCTCTTCTCGAGCATAGTCGCATGTGCTGCAGCGAGCCTGGCTATGGGGACCCGAGGACCGGAGCAAGAGACATAGTCCAGCCCTGCATGATGGCAAAAACGGATTGACGCGGGATGGCCACCGTGCTCGCCGCATATCCCGATTTTGAGATCGGGACGCACGCTGCGACCACCCTTTACGGCCAATTTCATGAGATTGCCGACCCCTTTGACATCCAGGGACTCGAACGGATTTTCCGGGAGAATATTTTGTTGCTGGTAGTACGGGAGGAATTTGTTTTCAGCATCTTCCCGACTGAATGAGAATGTCGCCTGTGTCAGATCGTTGGTTCCGAAAGAGAAGAATTCTGATGCGCCGGCCAGTTCGTCTGCGGTTATACACGCTCGAACAACCTCCACCATGGATCCGAATTTAAAGTTGACCTCAACTCCGTGAGATTCTTCCACTTCTTTTTTGACTTGATCTATGATCTTCTGGACGTATTCGAGCTCGAGAACCGAACAAACCTGAGGAACCATTATCTCCGGATGAACCTCAATCCCCTCCTTTATGCAATCCGCTGCGGCCTCCAGTATGGCTCGTATCTGCATCTCGTAAATTTCCGGAAACGAGACGGCAAGCCGCACTCCGCGATGGCCGAGCATGGGGTTGACTTCCTTGAGGATTCTTGCCCTCTGGAGCATCAATTCTTTCTTCGCCAGTGCGGCATCGATCAAAGTCAGATCGAGACTGGCAAAGAATGCGGGGAGACCCTGCCGTTGGGCCATATAGTTGCTGTGCAGCATAGGATCGATCAACTTGAGACTTTCGACGTTCTTCTCGGTGAGTCGCGCAGTGTCATGCAAACGCCGAAGATCCTCTATTTGTACCTCCAGTTCGCCTTCCGAGGGGAGGAATTCATGAATCGGCGGATCGAGAAGTCTGACGGTAACCGGATACGGCGCCATTGCTTTGAGAATACCGGAAAAATCAGACCTTTGAATGGGAAGGAGCCTATTAAGAGCTTCCTTCCGCTGCTCCACCGTATCGGCAAGAATCATGTCAATGACAAGGGGCAGTCGATCCACGGCATTGAACATTCTTTCAGTCCGGCACAGCCCTATGCCTACCGCTCCGTAATTACGAGCCTTTTCCGCAGCTTCCGGAGTATCTGCATTGGCCATGACACCGAGCTTTGCAGATTCATCGGCCCAGTCCAGAAGAGTATGCAAATATGAGCTGAATTCCGGTTCGATGGTGGGGATTTCACCGAGATATACATTTCCTGTGCCACCGTCTATGGTAATGATGTCGCCTTCGTGAAGCACTCGGTCACCGACTATCGCAAGCCGATGCTCCGTATCCACGTGGATTCCTTCAGCTCCGGCGACACACGGTTTACCCATGCCTCGGGCGACGACAGCAGCATGTGAGGTCTTCCCGCCTCGACTGGTCAATATACCTTGAGAGGCAAAGAACCCGTGAATGTCTTCCGGTTTGGTCTCTTCACGGACGAGGATGACTTTTTGGCCGGCTCTTCCAATTCTTTCGGCACTGTCTGCATCGAAAATACATTTTCCTGAAGCCGCTCCGGGAGAAGCGGGGAGCCCCTGAGACAGCGGTTCAGCTTTGAAATTAGGATCGAGTCCGGGATAGAGCAGTTGCTCCAGGTGCTCCGGGTTGATTCGCAGGAGACCTTCCGGCTTGGTGAGCAATCCCTCGTTGACCATTTCAACAGAGGTCCTCACCATTGCTGTCGCGTTCATCTTGCCGTTGCGCGTCTGCAAGCAATAGAGAATACCTTTTTCAATGGTGAACTCGAAATCCTGGACTTCACGGTAATGCTTTTCCAGACGATCCCGGAGTTCCTCGAGTTGGTGGTAGAGATCCGGCATTTCCTGAGCCATGGCTTGGATCGGTCTGGGTGTCCGAATACCTGCCACCACATCTTCACCCTGGGCATTGACCAGGTATTCTCCGAACATTTTGTTCTCGCCGGTCGCCGGATCGCGTGTGAACCCTACTCCGGTTCCGCTATCATTACCCATGTTTCCGAAAACCATGGCAACAATGCTCACAGCGGTTCCGTTTGCCTGGTCAAGAGTGATGTTGAATTGTTTGCGGTAGTCCACCGCGCGCTTACCCGACCAGGAGTTGAATACCGCTTTTATTGCGATATTCAGTTGTTCCCAGACATCTTCGGGAAACGGCCTGAATTTCTGTTCTTCCACCACATTATGGAAGAGCTCCACTATTTCTTTGAGGTCTTCAATGGTAAGGTCCACATCAGAAATGGCTCCCGCCCGGACCTTGATGGCATCCAGTGTTTCGTCGAAATACTGGTCAGGAATTCCCATAGCGACCTTGCCGAAAATCTGGATGAATCTGCGGTATGCGTCGTAAGCGAAACGCTCGTTGGATGTCTGTCTTATAAGTCCGTGAAGCGTCTGGGAATTCAGTCCCAAGTTAAGGACAGTGTCCATCATACCGGGCATGGACATGGCAGACCCTGAACGAACAGAGACAAGGAGCGGGTTGTCGGGGTCACCAAATTTTTTTCCGGTTGCACGTTCAATATCAGCCATATGGACCTTCACGGCATCCAAAAGACCTTCAGGAAGCTCGCCGTTCGGCGCTTCCAAATACTGGACGCAGGCTTCAGTAGAGATAACAAAACCGGGCGGCACATTGAGGCCGATCTGCGTCATTTCGCATAAATTAGCCCCTTTTCCTCCCAGAAGTTTCTTATTCTTGCCGTCACCTTCGAGAAATGAAAAAACATGTTTTACCATCATGCC
The sequence above is a segment of the Desulfomonile tiedjei DSM 6799 genome. Coding sequences within it:
- the ppdK gene encoding pyruvate, phosphate dikinase, which gives rise to MMVKHVFSFLEGDGKNKKLLGGKGANLCEMTQIGLNVPPGFVISTEACVQYLEAPNGELPEGLLDAVKVHMADIERATGKKFGDPDNPLLVSVRSGSAMSMPGMMDTVLNLGLNSQTLHGLIRQTSNERFAYDAYRRFIQIFGKVAMGIPDQYFDETLDAIKVRAGAISDVDLTIEDLKEIVELFHNVVEEQKFRPFPEDVWEQLNIAIKAVFNSWSGKRAVDYRKQFNITLDQANGTAVSIVAMVFGNMGNDSGTGVGFTRDPATGENKMFGEYLVNAQGEDVVAGIRTPRPIQAMAQEMPDLYHQLEELRDRLEKHYREVQDFEFTIEKGILYCLQTRNGKMNATAMVRTSVEMVNEGLLTKPEGLLRINPEHLEQLLYPGLDPNFKAEPLSQGLPASPGAASGKCIFDADSAERIGRAGQKVILVREETKPEDIHGFFASQGILTSRGGKTSHAAVVARGMGKPCVAGAEGIHVDTEHRLAIVGDRVLHEGDIITIDGGTGNVYLGEIPTIEPEFSSYLHTLLDWADESAKLGVMANADTPEAAEKARNYGAVGIGLCRTERMFNAVDRLPLVIDMILADTVEQRKEALNRLLPIQRSDFSGILKAMAPYPVTVRLLDPPIHEFLPSEGELEVQIEDLRRLHDTARLTEKNVESLKLIDPMLHSNYMAQRQGLPAFFASLDLTLIDAALAKKELMLQRARILKEVNPMLGHRGVRLAVSFPEIYEMQIRAILEAAADCIKEGIEVHPEIMVPQVCSVLELEYVQKIIDQVKKEVEESHGVEVNFKFGSMVEVVRACITADELAGASEFFSFGTNDLTQATFSFSREDAENKFLPYYQQQNILPENPFESLDVKGVGNLMKLAVKGGRSVRPDLKIGICGEHGGHPASIRFCHHAGLDYVSCSGPRVPIARLAAAHATMLEKSYDK